A single window of Leishmania panamensis strain MHOM/PA/94/PSC-1 chromosome 35 sequence DNA harbors:
- a CDS encoding adiponectin receptor protein 1, putative (TriTrypDB/GeneDB-style sysID: LpmP.35.5650) gives MDDTLTSYEARVRHRAVAQDRAAVFTTKSVEEAENKRRVATQRHRSSNPCPSSITQRSDLPLYDLSSIPEWLKGNPFILSYYRAGYTTKQCFKSVFALHNETLSIWTHLLGFLTVLVLSLHILLSLGLHRTQDYLVFSVFQLGSMVMLGGSSIYHTLSAHHCEQVHNVALAIDYFGITSMIVGSFYPPVFYLFSCLTVVRSVYLITITLLGILGLMGPFFTFFNTQQFYWPRMVLYSSLTSIGILPTIHMFFALPTNEQTLPLYRGMFLMLAIYSVGMVIYIFQVPERWYPGRFDVWLHSHQLWHFLVLCAAVVHYFTCIGAFQMWRVTRGVGGGCA, from the coding sequence ATGGACGACACATTAACGAGCTacgaggcgcgtgtgcgacACCGCGCCGTCGCGCAGGACAGGGCTGCGGTCTTCACCACGAAgagtgtggaggaggccgagAACAAACGGCGAGTGGCGACACAGCGTCACCGGAGCTCCAACCCCTGCCCGTCGTCGATCACACAGCGCTCTGATCTCCCCCTGTATGACCTGAGTTCGATCCCCGAGTGGCTGAAGGGTAATCCATTCATCCTCAGCTACTACCGCGCCGGCTACACTACAAAGCAGTGCTTTAAAAGTGTCTTTGCGCTCCACAACGAGACGCTCAGCATTTGGACGCACCTGCTGGGATTCCTCACTGTGTTGGTGCTCTCCCTCCACATCCTACTCAGCCTTGGCCTGCACCGCACGCAGGACTATCTCGTCTTCTCAGTGTTTCAGCTTGGCAGCATGGTAATGCTGGGTGGCTCCTCGATCTACCACACGCTGAGCGCCCATCACTGTGAGCAGGTGCATAACGTTGCCCTTGCAATCGACTACTTTGGCATCACCTCCATGATCGTCGGCAGCTTCTACCCTCCCGTCTTCTACCTATTCTCCTGCCTGACAGTGGTGCGGTCTGTGTACCTCATCACCATCACGCTCCTAGGTATTCTTGGCCTGATGGGGCCCTTCTTTACCTTCTTCAACACTCAGCAGTTCTACTGGCCACGCATGGTTCTCtactcctccctcacctccatCGGCATTCTTCCCACGATTCATATGTTCTTTGCGCTGCCCACCAACGAGCAGACCTTACCGCTCTACAGGGGTATGTTTCTCATGCTGGCCATCTACAGCGTCGGTATGGTGATCTACATCTTTCAAGTCCCTGAGAGATGGTACCCTGGTCGGTTCGACGTGTGGCTGCACAGTCACCAGCTATGGCATTTCCTTGTGCTGtgcgctgcagtggtgcACTATTTCACCTGCATCGGCGCCTTTCAGATGTGGCGCGTTACGCGCGGAGTGGGCGGTGGGTGTGCGTAA
- a CDS encoding adiponectin receptor protein 1, putative (TriTrypDB/GeneDB-style sysID: LpmP.35.5640) gives MSLKATDITVGDRALHRPLCKLSKEDSRVLLKSQESNESLPLDSKTAIPSAHMPPMCATRTCPTHASEKPHNRTKSGERALVDFLAHSLTEVVAPPFIPTEREHNFFMSNADNQCSGDSSTQMIVRLGLDNAQTSTDPFDAVIVHRIIETEDVGISVAGTQDTTGVSSAAPSIAPDSRGTPLHQEQLAPDAKTPEHGYRRNKRRLSLAATAPPFDTTREQQWNLINRGRDQTLPLYKFEEVPPWQKHNSYIGSRYRAFYTAQMCFKSLFGWHNETINVYSHVLTFLAFLVFTALLYTTVLSKAITAPSLSASKLVYGIFCFGSLMCMLNSSIYHLFNSHCSCRVITAMGRLDYIGITVLIVSSFLPPLYVMFHCNPVARTVYITAILVLGTVGIIGPWTDVFYEHRWVRVSVFLGLGFSGLAPALHSLTIMPMNAVSTPTFLGILLMVLLYCSGVAFYVTKFPESRYPGHFDCWLSSHQLWHFFVSMGALVHYFNCVSMYQLWQVSDGMCG, from the coding sequence ATGTCTCTTAAGGCAACCGACATTACCGTAGGGGACAGAGCACTACACCGTCCATTATGCAAGCTTAGCAAAGAGGACAGTCGAGTGCTACTTAAGAGCCAAGAAAGTAATGAGTCGCTACCGCTGGACTCGAAGACGGCGATCCCGTCCGCACATATGCCACCCATGTGTGCAACTCGCACGTgccccacacacgcctcaGAGAAGCCGCACAACAGGACCAAGAGCGGCGAGCGAGCCCTAGTCGACTTCCTAGCCCACTCGCTgacagaggtggtggcgccgccttTTATCCCTACGGAGCGGGAACACAACTTTTTCATGAGTAACGCGGACAATCAGTGCagtggcgacagcagcacgcagatGATCGTCAGATTAGGACTCGACAATGCGCAAACCTCTACAGACCCTTTCGACGCTGTGATTGTGCACAGAATAATCGAGACAGAAGACGTGGGGATCTCCGTGGCAGGTACGCAGGACACCACTGGCGTGAGTTCCGCAGCACCTTCAATCGCACCGGACAGTAGAGGCACTCCGCTTCATCAGGAACAGCTAGCTCCAGACGCGAAGACGCCGGAGCACGGCTATCGGCGAAACAAGCGCCGCCTTTCCCTcgctgcaacagcgccaccgtTTGACACGacgagagagcagcagtggaaCCTAATCAACCGGGGGCGTGACCAGACGCTGCCCCTGTACAAGTTCGAGGAAGTCCCGCCTTGGCAGAAGCATAACTCGTACATTGGCAGCCGCTACCGGGCCTTCTACACAGCTCAGATGTGTTTCAAGAGCCTCTTCGGCTGGCACAACGAAACCATCAACGTGTACTCGCACGTTCTCACTTTTCTCGCCTTTCTTGTCTTCACCGCGCTACTGTACACCACGGTGCTCAGCAAAGCCATCACCGCGCCGTCGCTCAGCGCGTCTAAGTTAGTATATGGCATCTTCTGCTTCGGCTCCCTCATGTGCATGCTAAATAGCTCCATATATCATCTCTTCAACAgtcactgcagctgccgcgtcaTCACGGCGATGGGACGGCTGGACTATATAGGTATCACAGTTCTCATCGTCTCCAGCTTCTTGCCTCCGCTGTACGTCATGTTCCACTGCAACCCAGTCGCGCGAACCGTCTACATTACGGCGATCTTGGTGCTCGGCACAGTCGGCATCATCGGCCCGTGGACAGATGTGTTTTATGAGCACAGGTGGGTGCGGGTGAGTGTGTTCCTTGGTCTGGGTTTTAGCGGCCTGGCGCCCGCCCTCCACAGCCTCACGATTATGCCAATGAACGCAGTGAGCACGCCGACGTTCCTCGGAATTTTACTGATGGTGCTTCTCTACTGCTCCGGCGTGGCGTTCTACGTAACCAAGTTCCCTGAGTCTCGTTACCCAGGCCACTTTGACTGCTGGCTCTCCAGTCATCAGTTGTGGCACTTCTTTGTCTCTATGGGAGCCCTGGTGCATTACTTCAACTGCGTCAGCATGTATCAGCTGTGGCAAGTGAGCGATGGCATGTGCGGATAA
- a CDS encoding hypothetical protein (TriTrypDB/GeneDB-style sysID: LpmP.35.5630) has product MVSCKNGQQASKRLLSSRRGMKASPPPIQRSASWASVPANPMETKSTRYARKQANCEHAKPYNGDSTLPLYMISDVPMYLRDNGYILRGYRAYYTGKQCVTSVLRMHNETINIWTHLLGVLVFLGMVVQLFTQHIIPEYLAGNVFHRENRTATPVHVSGARTRLPFIIFGAFSFSCVMCMLCSACFHTFLCHMSEEFYHRMHALDYYAITLLVVGSFLPFCFYAMHCAPAWRNAYLSMISSFGVVGLIGPFFRHWTSEAFATKKIIFYVCMVGSGIIPTIHISQMIPLDISAPYVKGLLTMLALYGFGVFVYAFRIPEAISPGTFDFYFSSHQIWHVCVLGAAITHFYNCVAMYLNRGTIVCV; this is encoded by the coding sequence ATGGTTTCTTGCAAGAACGGGCAGCAGGCGTCAAAGCGGTTGCTATCCTCTCGACGTGGTATGAAGGCATCTCCGCCGCCGATACAGCGCTCGGCCTCTTGGGCGTCAGTCCCTGCGAACCCCATGGAGACGAAGAGTACACGGTATGCCCGCAAGCAAGCAAACTGCGAACACGCCAAGCCCTACAATGGCGACTCAACACTGCCACTCTACATGATCTCAGACGTGCCCATGTACCTACGCGACAACGGCTACATCCTTCGCGGGTATCGCGCCTACTATACTGGCAAGCAGTGTGTCACAAGCGTTCTCCGCATGCACAACGAGACAATCAATATTTGGACACATCTTCTGGGGGTCCTTGTGTTTCTGGGGATGGTAGTCCAGCTGTTTACCCAGCACATCATTCCAGAGTATCTTGCAGGTAACGTGTTCCACCGGGAGAACCGCACGGCAACGCCGGTCCATGTTAGTGGCGCGCGTACCCGTTTGCCCTTTATCATCTTTGGCGCTTTCTCGTTTAGTTGCGTCATGTGCATGCTGTGCAGTGCGTGTTTTCACACATTTCTGTGCCACATGAGCGAGGAGTTCTACCATCGTATGCACGCGCTTGACTACTACGCCATcaccctcctcgtcgtcggcTCCTTTCTGCCCTTCTGCTTCTACGCCATGCACTGTGCCCCAGCGTGGCGGAACGCGTACTTGTCAATGATTTCCTCCTTCGGGGTGGTAGGGTTGATTGGGCCCTTCTTCCGTCACTGGACCTCTGAGGCGTTTGCGACGAAGAAGATCATCTTCTACGTCTGCATGGTTGGCTCAGGGATTATTCCGACGATTCACATTTCGCAGATGATTCCGCTAGATATCAGCGCCCCATATGTGAAGGGATTGCTGACCATGCTGGCGCTCTACGGGTTCGGGGTCTTCGTCTACGCTTTCCGCATCCCAGAGGCAATATCCCCGGGCACCTTCGACTTCTACTTCTCCAGTCATCAGATatggcacgtgtgcgtgctgggGGCGGCCATCACACACTTTTACAACTGCGTCGCCATGTATCTCAATCGCGGAACaatcgtgtgcgtgtag